Proteins co-encoded in one Halorussus salinus genomic window:
- a CDS encoding serpin family protein — protein MPLRRRETLALSGALLAGLAGCTGSEDPQTTGTATETTRDTATPDDPATETTPEESPGFDDLDAPPFPEIDPATDPEIAEDLLADQIRGNVAFAIDLLATLRDQQDAPNLFFSPYSVSVALAMTYAGARGETAAEMADALHFRLDPEELHPAFSSLAAEFERRNEEGEEASVRTVSRDDGEDPGPAFEFTTANSVWGQEEFPFREEFLDLLDAYYGAGLRLADFRGSPEEARERINAWVADNTENRIEDLLPRGSIDQATRLVLTNAVYFSARWEIPFSEEATDAREFTALDGTTAKVPTMHNELKTQYAEIEGHQLVELPYANGETSMVVVLPAAGEFETFEESLSVDRLATMLDRTGRAQVSLSLPKFEVESSFSLVKTMQNLGMRRAFTSSADLTGMSESEGEDLFVSEIRHDSFVSVDERGTEAAAATAVVVAESALPERVEMTVDRPFLFYIRDRPTETPLFVGRVTDLSGE, from the coding sequence TCCGACGCCGCGAAACCCTCGCGCTCTCGGGTGCCCTCCTCGCCGGACTCGCCGGATGCACCGGGAGCGAGGACCCGCAGACGACCGGCACCGCGACCGAGACGACCCGCGACACGGCCACTCCCGACGACCCGGCGACCGAGACGACGCCCGAGGAGTCCCCCGGTTTCGACGACCTCGACGCGCCCCCGTTCCCCGAAATCGACCCCGCGACCGACCCCGAAATTGCCGAGGACCTGCTGGCCGACCAGATTCGGGGCAACGTCGCGTTCGCCATCGACTTGCTCGCAACCCTGCGCGACCAGCAGGACGCGCCCAACCTCTTTTTCTCGCCCTACAGCGTCTCGGTCGCGCTGGCGATGACCTACGCCGGGGCGCGGGGCGAGACGGCCGCCGAGATGGCCGACGCGCTCCACTTCCGCCTCGACCCCGAGGAGTTACATCCGGCGTTCTCCTCACTCGCGGCCGAGTTCGAGCGACGCAACGAGGAGGGCGAGGAGGCGAGCGTCCGGACCGTCTCGCGCGACGACGGCGAGGACCCCGGTCCCGCCTTCGAGTTCACCACTGCCAACAGCGTGTGGGGTCAAGAGGAGTTCCCCTTCCGCGAGGAGTTTCTGGACCTGCTGGACGCCTACTACGGCGCTGGCCTCCGACTGGCGGACTTTCGAGGGTCGCCCGAGGAGGCCCGCGAGCGAATCAACGCGTGGGTCGCCGACAACACGGAGAATCGCATCGAAGACCTCCTCCCTCGCGGGTCCATCGACCAAGCGACTCGCCTCGTGCTGACGAACGCGGTCTACTTCTCGGCGCGCTGGGAGATTCCGTTCTCGGAGGAGGCGACCGACGCCCGCGAGTTCACCGCGCTCGACGGGACGACCGCGAAGGTGCCGACGATGCACAACGAACTGAAGACCCAGTACGCCGAAATCGAGGGGCACCAACTGGTCGAACTCCCCTACGCGAACGGCGAGACGAGCATGGTGGTCGTCCTGCCCGCCGCGGGCGAGTTCGAGACGTTCGAGGAGTCGCTTTCGGTGGACCGACTCGCCACGATGCTCGACCGGACCGGTCGGGCGCAGGTGTCACTCTCGCTCCCGAAGTTCGAGGTCGAGTCGTCGTTCAGTCTCGTGAAGACGATGCAGAACCTCGGCATGAGACGGGCGTTCACGTCGTCGGCAGACCTGACCGGCATGAGCGAGTCGGAAGGCGAGGACCTGTTCGTCAGCGAGATTCGCCACGACAGCTTCGTCTCGGTGGACGAGCGCGGCACCGAGGCCGCGGCCGCGACCGCGGTCGTCGTCGCCGAGAGCGCCCTCCCCGAGCGAGTCGAGATGACCGTGGACCGTCCCTTCCTGTTCTACATCCGGGACCGGCCGACGGAGACGCCGCTGTTCGTCGGGCGCGTGACCGACCTCTCCGGAGAATAG